A window from Paraburkholderia acidiphila encodes these proteins:
- a CDS encoding DUF1852 domain-containing protein, protein MSKDFTFAIKSIGFDEDYHPADNTRITTNFANLARGTSRQENLRNTFRMIDNRFNALAHWDNPKGDRYTVKHEIISVEMNVDGESSTHTLPLIEILKTNIVDQKTGERIEGIVGNNFSSYVRDYDFSVLLLEHNKNQSEFSTPDDFGSLHGKLFKSFVNSSAYRANFKKQPVICLSVSSSKTYQRTANQHPVLGVEYLQDEYSLTDEYFKKMGLKVRYFMPPNSVAPLAFYFAGDLIADYSNLELIGTISTMDTFQKIYRPEIYNANSAAGESYQPSLKHQDFSLTRIVYDREERSRLAIEQGKFAEEHFIKPYQTVLQQWSANYAL, encoded by the coding sequence ATGAGTAAAGACTTCACATTTGCGATAAAAAGCATTGGTTTCGATGAAGACTATCACCCTGCGGATAACACGCGCATAACCACCAATTTCGCTAACCTGGCGAGAGGCACGAGCCGCCAGGAGAACTTGCGCAACACCTTCAGGATGATCGACAATCGTTTCAATGCCCTGGCGCACTGGGATAATCCTAAAGGCGATCGTTATACCGTCAAGCACGAGATCATTTCCGTCGAAATGAATGTTGACGGTGAAAGCAGCACGCATACGCTGCCTTTGATCGAGATATTGAAGACGAATATTGTCGATCAAAAAACCGGCGAGCGTATCGAAGGGATTGTTGGAAACAATTTCTCCTCGTACGTGCGGGATTATGACTTCAGCGTTCTGCTGCTGGAGCACAACAAGAACCAGTCCGAATTCAGCACGCCCGACGATTTCGGGTCTCTGCATGGAAAGCTCTTCAAGAGCTTCGTGAATTCCAGCGCTTACCGGGCCAACTTCAAAAAGCAGCCGGTGATCTGCCTGAGCGTTTCGAGTAGCAAGACCTATCAACGGACGGCGAATCAGCATCCGGTGTTGGGTGTTGAATACCTGCAGGACGAATATTCGCTCACTGACGAATACTTCAAGAAAATGGGCTTGAAGGTTCGCTACTTCATGCCGCCGAATAGTGTCGCTCCTCTGGCGTTCTATTTTGCCGGCGATTTGATCGCTGACTACAGCAATCTCGAGCTCATCGGCACGATCAGCACGATGGATACCTTCCAGAAGATCTATCGGCCGGAAATTTACAATGCGAATTCTGCGGCAGGGGAATCCTATCAGCCCAGCCTGAAGCATCAGGATTTTTCGTTAACCCGGATTGTCTATGATCGGGAGGAACGTAGCCGTCTGGCTATCGAGCAAGGCAAGTTTGCTGAAGAGCACTTCATCAAACCCTACCAGACTGTTCTTCAACAGTGGTCTGCCAACTACGCTCTCTGA
- a CDS encoding epoxyqueuosine reductase QueH — MTPTNDRKPLALPGGQNKVLLHSCCAPCSGEVMEAMQASGIDFTIFFYNPNIHPLKEYELRKQENIRFAERFGIPFVDADYDRDNWFERAKGMENEPERGIRCTMCFDMRFERTALYAHEHGFPVITSSLGISRWKNMQQINDCGVRAASHYPGMLCWEYNWRKGGGSARMIEISKRENFYQQEYCGCVYSLRDTNRHRLESGRERIQLGVKFYGDDDSASES, encoded by the coding sequence ATGACACCAACCAATGACCGGAAGCCTCTCGCATTGCCTGGCGGGCAAAACAAGGTGCTGCTGCACTCGTGCTGCGCTCCTTGCTCGGGTGAAGTGATGGAAGCCATGCAGGCGTCCGGCATCGACTTCACGATCTTCTTCTATAACCCGAATATCCATCCGCTAAAGGAATACGAACTACGCAAGCAGGAAAACATCCGGTTTGCAGAGAGATTCGGTATTCCATTTGTCGATGCAGACTACGACCGCGACAACTGGTTCGAGCGCGCCAAGGGAATGGAAAACGAACCGGAGCGCGGCATCCGCTGCACCATGTGCTTCGACATGCGTTTTGAGCGCACGGCATTGTATGCACATGAGCACGGCTTCCCTGTCATTACCAGTTCGTTGGGCATCTCGCGGTGGAAGAACATGCAACAGATCAACGATTGCGGTGTGCGTGCAGCCTCGCACTATCCCGGCATGCTGTGTTGGGAATACAACTGGCGCAAAGGCGGCGGCTCGGCGCGCATGATCGAGATCAGCAAGCGAGAAAACTTCTACCAGCAGGAATATTGCGGCTGCGTCTATTCGCTTCGTGACACCAATCGCCATCGCCTGGAAAGCGGCCGGGAACGCATTCAGCTGGGCGTGAAGTTCTACGGGGACGACGACTCCGCAAGCGAGTCCTGA
- a CDS encoding porin has product MHKTLVPMLGGTVLACAGITADAQEVTLYGEIDTGVAYVNNVGGRSQYRSTSGLIDGSFWGLQGTEDLGDGNAAIFRLERGFSATSGQAFDDHPFYVGLRSERMGTLTLGWQYDTMHDYFAPYVLTGGAGGTAFAHPFDNDNANNSWLASNAVKYESATYGGFSAGAMYAFSNAAGRFAQNRAYGFGAHYDGGPFNAGVAWMHIDGRGVSTVGAYDTSVLPGAGFAATEVTVQREDTLGAGASYTLGDVTLGAAWSRSIHTGISQADDGAPLPSIAFSNYEANAVWQVTPATSLAAMYAYTDASSAHWHQAAVQADYQLSKRTDVYTEAIWQRASSGAFAMINTNDASSGRSQLLVAAGIRHRF; this is encoded by the coding sequence ATGCATAAAACGCTAGTCCCCATGCTCGGCGGCACTGTGCTCGCCTGCGCCGGAATCACCGCCGACGCGCAGGAAGTCACGCTATACGGCGAGATCGATACGGGCGTCGCCTATGTCAACAACGTCGGCGGCCGCTCGCAATACCGCTCGACCTCCGGGCTGATCGACGGCAGCTTCTGGGGCCTGCAGGGCACCGAAGATCTCGGCGACGGCAATGCCGCCATTTTCCGGCTTGAGCGCGGTTTCTCCGCAACAAGCGGGCAAGCCTTCGACGATCATCCGTTCTACGTGGGTCTGCGCTCAGAACGGATGGGCACGCTCACGCTCGGCTGGCAGTACGACACGATGCACGACTACTTTGCGCCCTATGTCCTCACTGGCGGCGCAGGGGGTACAGCGTTCGCGCATCCGTTCGACAACGACAACGCAAACAATTCATGGCTGGCTTCGAACGCGGTCAAGTATGAGAGCGCGACGTATGGCGGCTTTAGCGCAGGCGCCATGTACGCATTCTCCAACGCAGCGGGTCGATTTGCGCAGAACCGTGCGTATGGCTTTGGCGCGCACTATGACGGCGGCCCATTCAACGCGGGCGTGGCCTGGATGCACATTGACGGGCGCGGCGTTTCGACAGTCGGTGCGTATGACACGTCGGTCCTTCCGGGTGCCGGTTTCGCGGCAACGGAGGTCACCGTGCAACGCGAGGACACCCTGGGCGCGGGCGCCAGTTACACGCTCGGTGACGTGACACTCGGCGCAGCATGGTCGCGTTCGATCCATACGGGTATCTCGCAGGCGGACGACGGCGCGCCGCTGCCGTCAATCGCCTTCAGCAACTACGAAGCCAACGCGGTGTGGCAGGTCACGCCGGCCACTTCGCTTGCAGCGATGTATGCCTACACCGATGCGTCGTCGGCGCACTGGCATCAGGCCGCAGTCCAGGCTGACTATCAGCTCTCGAAGCGTACCGACGTTTACACGGAGGCGATCTGGCAGCGGGCGTCGTCCGGGGCATTCGCGATGATCAACACGAACGATGCATCGAGCGGGCGTAGTCAGCTGCTCGTGGCGGCAGGCATACGGCATCGGTTCTGA
- a CDS encoding YMGG-like glycine zipper-containing protein, translating into MKINRIVFIPAAILIAAAALPVLAQQTVAYPSKGQSAQQQSADEGACYAWAKQKTGIDPAAVANAAPQVQAQNGQRVQGAAGGAAIGAAAGAIGGNAGHGAAVGAVAGTVAGGVAHRRQERAAEAQNAQTESAQQQALASYREAWDACMQGRGYAVR; encoded by the coding sequence ATGAAAATCAATCGCATCGTATTTATTCCCGCCGCCATTCTTATCGCGGCAGCCGCACTTCCCGTTCTTGCTCAGCAAACCGTCGCGTATCCGTCGAAAGGCCAAAGCGCTCAGCAGCAAAGCGCTGATGAAGGGGCTTGCTACGCGTGGGCAAAACAGAAAACGGGCATTGACCCGGCGGCAGTCGCCAACGCCGCGCCGCAAGTTCAAGCCCAGAACGGGCAACGCGTGCAGGGCGCCGCCGGAGGCGCGGCCATCGGCGCAGCCGCTGGCGCGATCGGGGGCAACGCCGGTCACGGCGCGGCCGTCGGCGCGGTGGCTGGCACGGTTGCAGGCGGCGTAGCGCACCGGCGCCAGGAGCGTGCCGCCGAGGCGCAGAACGCGCAAACGGAGTCGGCGCAGCAACAGGCGCTCGCAAGCTATCGCGAGGCGTGGGATGCCTGCATGCAAGGCCGAGGCTACGCGGTGCGCTGA
- a CDS encoding BON domain-containing protein: MKAIIPSTLAILIAGAIVPAVQAQTDTAASDSQLAHDVRVSLARHGVSNSHVFVFARGGTVTLLGFVPEHEQVALAERTAASVPGVQSVDSWLARGR; encoded by the coding sequence GTGAAAGCCATCATCCCTTCCACGCTCGCAATACTGATTGCCGGCGCCATCGTGCCGGCCGTTCAGGCTCAAACCGACACGGCGGCAAGCGACTCCCAACTTGCACACGATGTGCGAGTCAGCCTCGCGCGCCATGGCGTGAGCAACTCTCATGTATTTGTATTCGCACGGGGAGGCACGGTCACACTGCTCGGATTCGTGCCCGAGCACGAACAGGTCGCACTGGCCGAGCGCACTGCGGCTTCCGTCCCCGGTGTGCAATCGGTCGATAGCTGGCTTGCGCGCGGACGCTGA
- a CDS encoding 2-oxoglutarate dehydrogenase, with protein MSTFNKLWCVTPLMVCAVAALTLANVHAATQAATQAVAPVQLPKGGHGVDGPFFPSNRPVPLTPSTGTQLQQQAQQRVEARLGANSALSNGASITKAQAQSSGLGYIAQHFDQIDTAHTGRVSLGDVQQYLQKQGQ; from the coding sequence ATGTCTACATTCAACAAGCTGTGGTGCGTCACGCCGCTCATGGTGTGCGCGGTTGCCGCGCTCACTCTGGCCAATGTCCACGCCGCAACGCAGGCCGCGACGCAGGCCGTGGCGCCCGTTCAACTCCCGAAGGGCGGCCATGGTGTGGACGGCCCATTTTTCCCGTCAAACCGGCCAGTGCCGCTCACCCCTTCCACGGGTACGCAACTACAGCAACAGGCGCAACAGCGCGTGGAGGCGCGACTGGGCGCGAATTCCGCGTTGAGCAACGGCGCATCGATCACGAAAGCTCAGGCGCAAAGCAGTGGCTTGGGGTATATCGCGCAGCATTTCGATCAGATCGATACGGCTCATACAGGCCGGGTGTCGCTGGGCGACGTGCAGCAATATCTGCAGAAGCAGGGCCAATGA
- a CDS encoding porin, whose amino-acid sequence MKKKLIALSVMAAATTMAHAQSSVTLYGRIDNGVQYETGLPGGNKFSAQSGDWGCSWFGLLGSEDLGGGTKAVFQLEGQLNTMTGASAGNLFGRHATVGFTNDRFGLFKIGNLGAGELSQDSWGADPQLMQRYAISTLVRGRNWASASNGAEYDSPTLFGGLVFKGQYSLTNNTSWNSAPVNAQGVPTGQGRTNAVEGIYTWGSGDFRVIYDEVRGANGSFNNVYSASRSILVGGTYVLGPVKIYAGYQHLSAPDATDASMGVAGTQPAGVSAPTAVNHEWIGAGWQVNDASAITAAVFHANANNGNGNATLFTLGTTYNLSKRTFLYAEAGYVHNSSTSNINLGNGPYGNNNFDPATGTSSNDNPNYGHSQTGVFAGIMHMF is encoded by the coding sequence ATGAAAAAGAAGCTTATTGCATTGTCGGTGATGGCAGCTGCGACGACGATGGCGCACGCGCAGAGCAGCGTCACCCTGTATGGCCGTATCGACAACGGCGTGCAGTATGAGACCGGCCTGCCGGGCGGTAACAAGTTCTCGGCACAGAGCGGCGACTGGGGTTGCTCCTGGTTCGGCCTGCTGGGTTCGGAAGATCTCGGCGGCGGCACGAAGGCAGTCTTCCAGCTGGAAGGCCAGCTCAATACGATGACGGGCGCTTCGGCGGGCAACCTGTTCGGCCGCCACGCCACGGTGGGCTTCACCAACGACCGCTTCGGTCTGTTCAAGATCGGTAACCTCGGCGCTGGCGAACTCTCGCAGGACAGCTGGGGCGCGGACCCGCAGTTGATGCAGCGTTACGCCATCTCGACGCTGGTGCGCGGCCGTAACTGGGCGAGCGCAAGCAACGGCGCCGAATATGATTCGCCTACGCTGTTCGGCGGTCTCGTGTTCAAGGGCCAGTATTCGCTGACCAACAACACGAGCTGGAACTCGGCGCCGGTCAACGCGCAAGGCGTACCGACGGGCCAGGGCCGCACGAACGCGGTTGAAGGTATCTACACGTGGGGCAGCGGCGACTTCCGCGTGATCTATGACGAAGTCCGCGGTGCAAACGGCTCGTTCAACAACGTGTATTCGGCTTCGCGCTCGATTCTCGTTGGCGGCACGTACGTGCTCGGTCCTGTCAAGATCTATGCGGGTTACCAGCACTTGAGCGCACCGGACGCCACCGACGCAAGCATGGGCGTGGCCGGCACCCAGCCGGCTGGCGTGAGCGCACCGACGGCCGTGAATCACGAGTGGATCGGCGCTGGCTGGCAGGTGAACGACGCTTCGGCAATCACGGCTGCCGTGTTCCATGCGAATGCGAACAACGGCAACGGCAATGCCACGCTGTTCACGCTCGGCACGACGTACAACCTCTCGAAGCGTACGTTCCTGTACGCGGAAGCGGGCTACGTGCACAACAGCTCGACGTCGAACATCAACCTCGGCAACGGTCCGTACGGCAACAACAACTTCGACCCGGCGACGGGCACGTCGTCGAACGACAACCCGAACTACGGTCACAGCCAGACCGGTGTGTTCGCGGGCATCATGCACATGTTCTGA
- a CDS encoding S10 family serine carboxypeptidase-like protein, which yields MHPERSSSVGCRRGRSQLRHAGAIALGVLMLAGCGGGDSSPSSSAASALNQVSASAKAAAQTPNSPNANQPYTDPIAYSPNATDGLAASQVAEKAAIMHYQWTSGKTTINYTTTTGHLTASDANGNPEATMSYVAYTAPGTNGSPRPVTFIYNGGPGSSSIWLRLGSFAPTRVATPDPLLTNWPNFPLVNNAESLIDTTDMVFIDPPGTGLSEAILPNTNQKFWGCDPDVEVMRDFIKRYLAVNNRSSSPIYLYGESYGTPRTDMLALALEAAGVQLTGIVLQSSILNYFADAIEATAITDSTAGLQLDTDTLAGYYPGYAEVAAYFNLVSPPLIDQGLFALQSEIFATGQYQHFRKYAQTWVLSQLGIPDALGKPVLPPAKTLDSWRWPSSLSLQALNGYFNVNPFSNELIPGTTIGRYDGRVSLPDSDPRLQSDGDPSDILISQPFTTALATQMPNYLGYTAPNATYMPLNDNIIEVWDFSHDGQPLPDTLPDLLGAIQLNPQLKVLAENGYHDLATPFFNTEKQLARLQTVAGLSPNLQVNFFQGGHMIYLDDVARPKMKADLVNYYGGQPIPLALSLWTLPQPWPDESPAGTPTSTAVAAAGQ from the coding sequence ATGCATCCGGAGCGTTCATCCAGCGTGGGTTGTCGCCGTGGTCGGAGCCAGTTACGTCACGCAGGCGCAATCGCGCTTGGCGTGCTGATGCTTGCGGGTTGCGGCGGCGGAGACAGCAGCCCGTCTTCGTCTGCCGCAAGCGCGCTGAACCAGGTTTCGGCCAGCGCGAAGGCAGCCGCGCAAACCCCCAATTCGCCCAACGCAAACCAACCGTACACAGACCCGATTGCATACTCGCCGAACGCCACCGACGGTCTTGCCGCGTCGCAAGTCGCCGAGAAGGCCGCGATCATGCATTACCAGTGGACCTCGGGAAAGACGACCATCAACTACACGACGACAACCGGCCATTTGACCGCTTCCGATGCAAACGGCAATCCGGAAGCGACGATGTCGTATGTCGCCTATACCGCGCCGGGCACGAACGGTTCGCCGCGGCCGGTGACGTTCATCTATAACGGCGGCCCGGGTTCGTCGTCGATCTGGTTGCGTCTCGGCTCGTTTGCGCCAACCCGTGTCGCCACGCCCGATCCGCTGCTCACCAACTGGCCGAACTTTCCGCTCGTCAACAACGCGGAAAGCCTGATCGACACCACGGACATGGTGTTCATCGACCCGCCGGGCACGGGGCTTTCGGAGGCGATCCTGCCGAACACGAACCAGAAATTCTGGGGCTGTGATCCAGACGTGGAGGTGATGCGCGATTTCATCAAACGCTATCTGGCGGTGAATAATCGCAGCAGCTCGCCGATCTATCTCTACGGCGAATCGTATGGCACGCCGCGCACCGACATGCTGGCGCTCGCGCTCGAAGCGGCTGGCGTGCAGTTGACCGGCATCGTGCTGCAGTCGTCCATCCTGAACTACTTCGCCGATGCGATCGAGGCGACGGCTATCACGGACTCGACCGCAGGCTTGCAACTCGACACCGATACGCTCGCGGGCTATTACCCGGGCTACGCAGAGGTGGCCGCGTATTTCAATCTGGTTTCGCCGCCGTTGATCGATCAAGGACTCTTTGCGCTGCAGTCGGAGATCTTCGCGACAGGGCAGTACCAGCATTTCCGGAAGTACGCGCAAACGTGGGTGCTGAGTCAACTCGGTATTCCCGATGCGCTCGGCAAGCCCGTCCTTCCGCCCGCGAAAACGCTGGATTCGTGGCGCTGGCCTTCGAGTCTCAGCTTGCAGGCGCTTAACGGCTATTTCAACGTGAATCCCTTCAGTAACGAACTGATCCCGGGCACGACGATCGGGCGTTACGATGGGCGCGTGTCGTTGCCGGATTCGGATCCGCGCCTGCAGAGCGACGGTGACCCATCGGACATCCTCATCTCGCAGCCGTTCACGACAGCACTCGCCACGCAGATGCCGAACTATCTCGGCTACACGGCGCCGAATGCGACGTATATGCCGCTGAACGACAATATCATCGAGGTCTGGGACTTCTCGCACGACGGTCAGCCACTGCCCGATACGCTGCCCGACCTGCTCGGCGCGATCCAGCTCAATCCCCAGCTCAAGGTGCTGGCGGAGAACGGCTATCACGATCTCGCCACGCCGTTCTTCAATACGGAGAAGCAGCTTGCGCGCCTGCAAACGGTGGCCGGCTTGAGCCCGAACCTGCAGGTCAACTTCTTCCAGGGCGGCCATATGATTTATCTGGACGACGTCGCGCGCCCGAAGATGAAGGCCGATCTCGTGAACTACTATGGTGGTCAACCTATACCCTTGGCGCTTTCGCTCTGGACGCTTCCGCAGCCGTGGCCCGATGAGAGCCCCGCGGGCACGCCGACTTCCACGGCAGTCGCGGCAGCGGGCCAATAA
- a CDS encoding LacI family DNA-binding transcriptional regulator: MTDGTNETPGAPRVPSGQNAGPNSGPNVTLEEIARAAGVSPSTVSRILNGTARVLPEKQRAVEEAIARFNYRPNVLARSLASGRTETIGVLTQAVSSPFYAEWLRGIEEALAEPGFTPIFVSSRWNVVDEKARLEEFVARRVDGIILLHAQLDEPTLTEYSRYAPMLVLGRSVQNGMALAGLPIDNLQGARDATRHLIEQGHREIAFIAGPSNHEDAIERLDGYRSALEEAGIGFDADLVEQGDYLETGGVAAMERLLARRPSLSAVFCANDQTAYGARLTMFRRGVRVPEDVSLVGFDDLPTSSYMTPPLTTVRQPTYEIGRLAAQGIVQMIRKQPVALSPIPLTLVTRETTRRIGPSLSKGDQRA, from the coding sequence ATGACCGACGGCACCAACGAAACACCCGGCGCGCCCCGTGTCCCCAGTGGTCAGAACGCGGGGCCCAACTCGGGTCCCAACGTGACGCTGGAGGAAATTGCGCGCGCAGCTGGCGTGTCTCCGAGCACGGTGTCGCGCATCCTGAACGGCACCGCACGTGTGCTTCCCGAAAAGCAGCGCGCGGTGGAAGAGGCCATTGCGCGGTTCAACTATCGGCCAAACGTGCTGGCGCGCAGTCTGGCGAGCGGCCGGACCGAAACCATCGGCGTACTGACGCAGGCCGTGTCGAGTCCGTTTTACGCCGAGTGGCTGCGCGGGATTGAAGAGGCGCTTGCCGAACCCGGTTTCACGCCGATTTTCGTGAGCAGCCGCTGGAATGTCGTCGACGAAAAGGCGCGTCTTGAAGAATTCGTTGCGCGCCGCGTGGACGGCATCATTCTGCTGCATGCACAACTCGATGAGCCGACGCTCACCGAATACTCGCGCTACGCACCCATGCTCGTGCTGGGGCGTTCCGTGCAGAACGGCATGGCGCTGGCCGGCCTGCCGATCGACAACCTGCAGGGCGCGCGCGACGCGACGCGCCATCTGATCGAGCAGGGCCATCGCGAGATCGCATTCATTGCGGGCCCGAGCAATCACGAGGATGCGATCGAGCGTCTCGACGGCTACCGCAGCGCGCTGGAAGAAGCGGGCATCGGCTTCGACGCCGATCTGGTCGAGCAGGGCGACTACCTCGAAACAGGCGGCGTTGCGGCGATGGAGCGGCTGCTGGCGCGCCGGCCTTCGCTGAGCGCGGTGTTCTGCGCGAACGATCAGACCGCGTACGGCGCGCGTCTCACGATGTTTCGCCGCGGCGTGCGCGTGCCCGAGGACGTGTCGCTGGTCGGCTTCGACGACCTGCCGACGTCTTCGTATATGACGCCGCCTTTGACGACGGTCCGGCAGCCGACCTATGAAATCGGCCGGCTCGCGGCACAAGGCATCGTGCAGATGATCCGCAAGCAGCCAGTCGCACTGAGCCCGATTCCGCTCACGCTCGTGACGCGTGAGACGACGCGCCGGATTGGGCCTTCATTGAGCAAGGGAGACCAACGTGCGTGA
- a CDS encoding LysR family transcriptional regulator — MLERVHLVIVREVARQGSLTAAAASLFLTQSALSHTVKKIEQQLGTAIWDREGRSLRLTQAGQYLLSLAERLLPQFELAEERMKQYAAGERGTLRIGMECAPCYQWLLKVVSPYLTRWPDVDVDVKQRFQFGGIGALIGYDIDVLVTPDPLNRPGLRFEPVFDYEQVLVVAEEHRLAKVRYVKPEQLIEETLITYPVDTDRLDIYNYFLRPADVVPRRHKTIETTDIMMQMVASNRGVAALPKWLAEEYADRMPLVSVKLGKEGIAKQIFLGTRETDGAIDYLASFVAFARESNWQAARPRR; from the coding sequence GTGCTCGAACGCGTTCATCTAGTCATCGTGCGCGAAGTCGCCCGCCAGGGCTCGCTCACCGCCGCAGCGGCGTCGCTCTTTCTGACACAGTCAGCACTGAGCCACACGGTCAAGAAGATCGAACAACAACTCGGCACGGCGATCTGGGATCGCGAGGGCCGCAGCCTGCGTCTGACCCAGGCGGGCCAGTATCTCCTCTCCCTCGCAGAGCGCCTTTTGCCCCAGTTCGAACTGGCCGAAGAGCGCATGAAGCAATATGCGGCGGGCGAGCGCGGCACGCTGCGCATCGGTATGGAGTGTGCGCCCTGCTATCAATGGCTGCTCAAGGTCGTGTCGCCGTATCTCACGCGCTGGCCGGACGTCGATGTCGACGTGAAGCAGCGCTTCCAGTTCGGCGGCATTGGCGCACTGATTGGCTACGATATTGACGTGCTGGTCACGCCTGATCCACTCAACCGTCCGGGCCTGCGCTTCGAGCCGGTGTTCGACTATGAGCAGGTGCTGGTGGTCGCCGAAGAGCACCGGCTTGCCAAGGTGCGTTACGTGAAGCCGGAGCAGCTGATCGAGGAAACGCTCATTACGTATCCGGTGGACACGGACCGGCTCGACATCTACAACTATTTTCTGCGCCCGGCAGACGTGGTGCCGCGCCGGCACAAGACGATCGAAACCACCGACATCATGATGCAGATGGTGGCCAGCAACCGCGGCGTCGCCGCGCTGCCGAAGTGGCTCGCCGAGGAATACGCCGACCGCATGCCGCTCGTCAGTGTGAAGCTTGGCAAGGAAGGCATCGCCAAGCAGATTTTTCTCGGCACGCGCGAGACCGATGGCGCGATCGACTATCTGGCCTCTTTCGTCGCCTTCGCCCGGGAATCGAACTGGCAGGCAGCTCGCCCACGGCGTTGA
- a CDS encoding flavin reductase family protein, with amino-acid sequence MSLSSNAIEPLSFREALGHYASGITVITSHVDNEPVGFTCQSFYSVSMSPPLVSFSVMSSSGSYPKIRRAGRFAVNILSDEQVRISNQFARRGTDKWHGVEWQESPLGNPVIAGSLHWLDCEIHAEHAAGDHLIVIGEVKALNLQEAAATQPLLYFKGRYRNIGAHSAV; translated from the coding sequence ATGTCACTTTCCAGTAATGCTATCGAGCCATTGAGCTTTCGTGAGGCGCTCGGGCACTACGCATCCGGTATTACGGTGATTACATCACACGTTGATAACGAACCGGTTGGCTTCACTTGCCAGTCGTTTTATAGCGTGTCGATGAGCCCGCCGCTGGTGTCATTCAGCGTCATGTCCAGTTCGGGCAGTTACCCCAAGATTCGCCGTGCAGGTCGTTTCGCAGTCAATATCCTGTCAGATGAGCAAGTCCGGATTTCCAACCAGTTCGCTCGGCGAGGCACGGACAAGTGGCACGGTGTCGAATGGCAGGAATCGCCGCTGGGTAATCCGGTCATCGCCGGCAGCCTTCACTGGCTTGATTGCGAAATTCACGCCGAACACGCCGCAGGCGATCATCTGATCGTCATTGGCGAAGTGAAAGCGTTAAACCTGCAAGAAGCTGCTGCCACGCAGCCATTGCTGTATTTCAAAGGGCGCTATCGCAACATCGGCGCGCATAGCGCAGTTTGA
- a CDS encoding methionine synthase has protein sequence MKKLLPTSTAGSLPKPSWLAEPEKLWSPWKLQNEELVEGKQDALRLALQEQQHAGIDIVSDGEQTRQHFVTTFIEHLEGVDFENRKTVRIRDRYDASVPTVVGAVARKKPVFVEDAKFLRQQTNQPIKWALPGPMTMIDTLYDDHYKSREKLAWEFAKILNQEARELEAAGVDIIQFDEPAFNVFFDEVNEWGVATLERAIEGLKCETAVHICYGYGIKANTDWKKTLGSEWRQYEEAFPKLQKSSIGMVSLECHNSHVPMELIELIRGKKVMAGAIDVASETVETPEEVAATLRKALQFVDADKLYPCTNCGMAPLSRAIAKGKLEALSAGAEIVRKELSNSL, from the coding sequence GTGAAAAAATTGTTGCCCACTTCGACTGCCGGTAGCCTGCCGAAACCCTCCTGGCTTGCAGAACCCGAGAAGCTTTGGTCCCCGTGGAAGTTGCAGAACGAGGAACTGGTTGAGGGCAAACAGGATGCTTTGCGTTTGGCGCTGCAAGAACAACAACACGCAGGTATCGACATCGTCAGTGATGGCGAACAAACGCGCCAGCACTTTGTGACCACGTTTATCGAACACCTGGAGGGTGTCGATTTCGAAAACCGCAAGACCGTCCGGATTCGCGATCGCTATGATGCAAGCGTACCGACGGTGGTGGGTGCTGTTGCTCGCAAAAAACCGGTCTTTGTCGAAGACGCCAAATTCCTGCGTCAGCAAACGAATCAACCCATCAAGTGGGCGCTGCCTGGCCCCATGACGATGATCGACACGCTCTATGACGATCACTACAAAAGCCGCGAAAAGCTGGCCTGGGAATTCGCCAAAATCCTGAATCAGGAGGCCAGGGAGCTGGAAGCTGCCGGGGTCGATATTATTCAGTTCGACGAACCCGCATTCAATGTGTTCTTCGATGAGGTGAATGAGTGGGGCGTCGCCACGCTGGAACGCGCCATCGAAGGGCTGAAGTGCGAAACGGCTGTCCATATCTGCTATGGCTACGGCATCAAGGCCAATACGGACTGGAAGAAGACGCTGGGCTCGGAGTGGCGCCAGTATGAAGAGGCTTTCCCCAAGCTGCAAAAGTCCAGCATCGGCATGGTCTCGCTGGAATGCCACAACTCTCACGTTCCGATGGAGCTCATCGAGCTGATTCGCGGCAAGAAAGTGATGGCGGGAGCCATTGACGTGGCTAGCGAAACCGTTGAAACGCCCGAGGAAGTCGCCGCTACCTTGCGAAAGGCGCTTCAGTTTGTCGATGCCGACAAGCTCTATCCATGCACCAACTGCGGCATGGCGCCCCTGTCTCGTGCAATCGCGAAGGGCAAGCTGGAAGCCTTGAGCGCAGGCGCAGAAATCGTTCGCAAGGAACTCTCGAACTCACTCTGA